From the Candidatus Izemoplasmatales bacterium genome, one window contains:
- a CDS encoding SLC13 family permease, producing the protein MYLALAIFVITYVLLLSFGKYRAQIAFGAALLFILLSFPDMRALFGIDAVFMPLGSILGAIQWNVILMIFGTMGLVSLFIESKMPALMADRIIQKTPNVKWAVISLAAFAGAISAFVDNVATVLMVAPIALTIAKKLKISPVPSIIAIAVASNLEGAATLVGDTTSILLGGYADLTFFDFFFYLGRPSMFWVNQLGLLAALLVLFRVFRNDSQPVRMTETTVVTDYVPSVLMVAMVVLLILASFIPNAPALINGYVCAGLMVFGVVRKAFVKKDGKAFLETLKDIDFFTLLLLASLFVVVKSIENAGVITAISNVIFELAGGNTFVIYSVLLWGSVLLSAFIDNIPYVATMLPVVTLIATNVAIQNGLDAAAQHQLVTLLYFGLLSGATLGGNMTPIGASANITGIGILRKEGYEVTTGEFMRIGVPFTLAAVMTAYLLVWFVWSI; encoded by the coding sequence CCTGCTCCTTTCCTTTGGGAAGTACCGCGCCCAGATCGCTTTCGGCGCCGCCCTCCTTTTCATCCTCCTGAGCTTTCCGGACATGCGTGCCCTCTTCGGGATTGACGCCGTCTTCATGCCCCTCGGATCGATCCTCGGCGCGATCCAGTGGAACGTGATCCTGATGATCTTCGGCACGATGGGACTGGTCTCGCTCTTCATCGAGTCGAAGATGCCGGCGCTGATGGCCGACCGGATCATCCAGAAGACGCCGAACGTGAAGTGGGCGGTGATCTCGCTTGCGGCCTTCGCCGGCGCGATCTCGGCCTTCGTCGACAATGTCGCGACGGTCCTGATGGTCGCCCCGATCGCGCTCACGATCGCGAAGAAGCTCAAGATCTCGCCGGTCCCGTCGATCATCGCGATCGCCGTCGCCTCCAACCTCGAGGGCGCCGCGACGCTTGTCGGCGACACCACCTCGATCCTCCTCGGCGGCTATGCCGACCTCACCTTCTTCGACTTCTTCTTCTACCTCGGCCGTCCCTCGATGTTCTGGGTGAACCAGCTCGGCCTGCTCGCCGCCCTGCTCGTCCTCTTCCGCGTCTTCCGCAACGACAGCCAGCCGGTCAGGATGACCGAGACGACGGTCGTCACCGACTACGTCCCGTCGGTCCTGATGGTGGCGATGGTCGTGCTTCTGATCCTCGCCTCTTTCATCCCGAACGCCCCCGCCCTGATCAACGGCTATGTCTGCGCCGGCCTGATGGTGTTCGGGGTCGTCCGCAAGGCCTTCGTCAAGAAGGACGGAAAAGCCTTCCTGGAAACCCTGAAGGACATCGACTTCTTCACCCTCCTCCTGCTCGCCAGCCTCTTCGTCGTCGTCAAGTCGATCGAGAACGCCGGCGTCATCACGGCGATCTCGAACGTCATCTTCGAACTCGCCGGCGGAAACACCTTCGTGATCTATTCGGTCCTCCTGTGGGGGTCGGTGCTCCTCTCCGCCTTCATCGACAACATCCCCTACGTCGCCACGATGCTTCCGGTCGTGACCCTGATCGCGACCAACGTCGCGATCCAGAACGGCCTCGACGCCGCCGCGCAGCATCAGCTCGTCACGCTCCTCTACTTCGGCCTGCTCTCGGGCGCGACCCTCGGCGGGAACATGACGCCGATCGGCGCCTCGGCGAACATCACCGGCATCGGGATCCTCCGCAAGGAGGGCTACGAGGTCACGACCGGCGAATTCATGCGGATCGGCGTGCCCTTCACGCTCGCCGCGGTCATGACCGCCTACCTTCTCGTCTGGTTCGTCTGGTCGATCTGA
- a CDS encoding [Fe-Fe] hydrogenase large subunit C-terminal domain-containing protein yields MKERKHLTFEEMYGLVVAAQEGGAVDPALRRLKYDPHHLECVLRPTPKGACAACGGLPGHCPGKAFIDCLFDNVASDAKGGWEFVPRTERCRERIDPAALAPVIASRDLMDVLAKLRDAGGPAYALVAPAFLSQFRDIDDGQLRTVFKRLGFAGMVEVSLFADILTLKEALEFDAKIQDEGDYMLTSCCCPVWIQMIRRLYPDLLARVPGSVSPMVACGRVVKRLVPGAVTVFVGPCLAKKAEAREPDIGDAIDHVLTFREVADLFDAARVRADDIPPDLREHSSVAGRVYAVSRGVSEAVALTLDRIRPDKPIRVRSVQADGVPECRRLLDELVSGKTTANFLEGMGCAGGCVGGPRSLIDRSVATAKVRDYAKKAPYPSPIDNPYVVELLQRLGIRTIEELLEDREVFTRHF; encoded by the coding sequence ATGAAGGAACGGAAACACCTCACGTTCGAGGAGATGTACGGTCTCGTCGTCGCCGCCCAGGAAGGCGGCGCCGTCGACCCGGCGCTCCGCCGGCTGAAATACGACCCGCACCATCTCGAGTGCGTCCTCAGGCCGACACCGAAGGGCGCGTGCGCCGCGTGCGGCGGCCTCCCCGGCCACTGCCCCGGCAAGGCCTTCATCGATTGCCTCTTCGACAATGTCGCATCCGACGCCAAGGGCGGCTGGGAATTCGTTCCCCGCACGGAACGCTGCCGCGAGCGGATCGACCCGGCCGCGCTCGCGCCGGTCATCGCCTCGAGGGACCTGATGGACGTGCTCGCGAAGCTGCGCGACGCCGGGGGACCGGCCTACGCGCTCGTCGCGCCCGCCTTCCTCTCGCAGTTCAGGGACATCGACGACGGCCAGTTGCGGACCGTCTTCAAGCGGCTCGGGTTCGCCGGCATGGTCGAGGTCTCGCTCTTCGCCGACATCCTCACCCTGAAGGAGGCGCTCGAATTCGACGCCAAGATCCAGGACGAGGGCGACTACATGCTCACGTCGTGCTGCTGCCCGGTGTGGATCCAGATGATCCGTCGGCTCTATCCCGACCTGCTCGCGAGGGTCCCGGGATCGGTCTCGCCGATGGTCGCCTGCGGCCGCGTCGTGAAGCGGCTCGTCCCGGGCGCCGTCACCGTCTTCGTCGGTCCCTGCCTCGCCAAGAAGGCCGAGGCCCGCGAACCCGACATCGGGGACGCGATCGACCACGTCCTCACCTTCCGGGAGGTCGCCGACCTGTTCGACGCCGCGCGGGTGCGCGCCGACGACATCCCGCCGGACCTGCGCGAGCACTCTTCCGTCGCGGGTCGCGTCTACGCCGTCTCGAGGGGCGTCTCCGAGGCGGTCGCGCTGACGCTCGACCGGATCCGTCCCGACAAGCCGATCCGCGTCCGTTCGGTCCAGGCCGACGGCGTCCCCGAGTGCCGCCGCCTGCTCGACGAGCTCGTGAGCGGGAAGACGACCGCCAACTTCCTCGAGGGCATGGGCTGCGCCGGCGGCTGCGTCGGCGGACCGCGCTCGCTCATCGACCGGAGTGTCGCAACCGCCAAGGTCCGCGACTACGCGAAGAAGGCGCCCTATCCCTCTCCGATCGACAACCCCTACGTGGTCGAACTCCTCCAGCGCCTCGGAATCCGGACGATCGAGGAACTGCTCGAGGACCGGGAGGTCTTCACCCGGCATTTCTGA
- a CDS encoding NCS2 family permease: MKSIAKFFRLAENGTTFKRELVAGATTFFAMVYIIFVNPNILGATGMPKEAVFLATIFATVIGTLVMALFANVPYALAPGMGLNAFFTYTVCFALGFSWQEALALVFICGLINIVITVTKIRKSIIKAIPKSLQNAIGGGIGIFIAYIGFLDVAAINFGAGVPALSAIATPALILAFIGILVTVVLLVLKVRGAILIGIVASTLIGIPLGVTNLAAISFDDLGAPFAAFGTTFGAAFTGLGTLFADVSRLPMALFAIFAFSLTDTFDTIGTFIGTGRASGIFSDEDLTALESGKGFASKMDKALFADSIATSVGAILGTSNTTTYIESAAGIEEGGRTGLTSVFTAILFLLCILLSPVFGVVPTAATAPALIVVGVMMAGNLKEIEWNDFATAVPAFFAAVMMALTYSISIGIAFGFIFYVVIKAVKGQIKEVHPILLVSAILFVAYFVLTAVTA; the protein is encoded by the coding sequence ATGGTCTACATCATTTTCGTCAACCCGAACATCCTCGGCGCCACCGGCATGCCGAAGGAAGCGGTGTTCCTCGCGACGATCTTCGCGACCGTCATCGGCACGCTCGTCATGGCGCTCTTCGCCAACGTGCCCTACGCCCTCGCCCCCGGCATGGGCTTGAACGCGTTCTTCACCTACACGGTGTGCTTCGCGCTCGGCTTCTCCTGGCAGGAGGCGCTTGCCCTGGTCTTCATCTGCGGCCTCATCAACATCGTGATCACCGTCACGAAGATCCGCAAGTCGATCATCAAGGCGATTCCGAAGTCGCTCCAGAACGCGATCGGCGGCGGCATCGGCATCTTCATCGCCTACATCGGCTTCCTCGACGTTGCCGCGATCAACTTCGGCGCCGGCGTCCCCGCCCTCTCGGCGATCGCCACCCCGGCGCTGATCCTCGCCTTCATCGGCATCCTCGTCACCGTCGTCCTGCTCGTCCTCAAGGTCCGCGGCGCGATCCTGATCGGCATCGTCGCCTCGACCCTGATCGGCATCCCGCTCGGCGTCACGAACCTCGCCGCGATCAGTTTCGACGACCTCGGCGCGCCCTTCGCCGCCTTCGGAACCACCTTCGGCGCCGCTTTCACCGGCCTCGGCACCCTCTTCGCGGACGTCTCCCGCCTGCCGATGGCGCTCTTCGCGATCTTCGCCTTCTCGCTCACCGACACCTTCGACACGATCGGCACCTTCATCGGCACCGGCCGCGCCTCGGGCATCTTCTCCGACGAGGACCTGACCGCGCTCGAGTCTGGCAAGGGCTTCGCCTCGAAGATGGACAAGGCGCTCTTCGCCGACTCGATCGCGACCTCCGTCGGCGCGATCCTCGGCACCTCGAACACGACGACCTACATCGAATCGGCCGCCGGCATCGAGGAAGGAGGACGCACCGGCCTCACCTCCGTCTTCACCGCGATCCTCTTCCTCCTCTGCATCCTCCTCTCCCCGGTCTTCGGCGTCGTCCCGACCGCCGCCACCGCCCCCGCGCTGATCGTCGTCGGCGTCATGATGGCCGGCAACCTGAAGGAGATCGAGTGGAACGACTTCGCAACGGCCGTCCCCGCCTTCTTCGCCGCCGTGATGATGGCCCTCACCTATTCGATCTCGATCGGCATCGCCTTCGGCTTCATCTTCTACGTCGTCATCAAGGCCGTCAAGGGTCAGATCAAGGAAGTCCATCCGATCCTGCTCGTCTCGGCGATCCTGTTCGTCGCCTACTTCGTCCTCACCGCCGTCACCGCCTGA